The genomic DNA CCGTTTGTGGTGATTTGCATCGTCTTCTACGGATTGTACACAAGCATCTCATCTTCGATGGGAATGGCAACGTGGGAGAGCTTGAAACGTGCTTCCTGTGCATGTCACAGATCGTGGTGTGTATCCGTTGGCTGGAGAAAACAATCGCATCGGAAGTGGATCCCTCCAGCAACCGGAAAGGGTTGCCGCAGGCGAGACAATGCTTTCTCGATCGGATCATTTGGTGTTTGGAACGATTGAAATCCGTGCTAGAGGCCGAGGATTCACCGGAAAGTGTATCCGACTCGAACTTTGTCAGCTATCTCGACCTAGCGCTCAGCCTTATCGCTCCCCTAACGGTTGGCAGTGAGGAGGTTTGCGCGGAGGATGAGTACGAAACGAAGTACAACGAAGTCATAGTGGAGAGTGGCCGTATACGGTCAGTCGTTGAAGCGCTCATTTCGCAAACATTCGGCTTTTGCAATGTGCTACCGGACGAGGACAGGAAACGCATTACCAACGTTTGTCAAAAGGTGCTGAAGGAATGTCTGGCACTAGAGCGGAAAACGGACAGCAGGCAGGATTCGAGCGATAGAAAGCTGCGTGTAAGCATTCTTGAGAGTGCCATCTACCAGCTGGAAACTCACGTCAACGAATGCCTCATACGGCTGGTGTACGACACCTTTGGTGACACCGACCGTAGACTACTTGCGCAGCTACGCACCAGCATCAGTTCCAGCGTAAGCGAGGAACAAATCGAGGAACTAACGAAACCATTCGATAGCTACGTTGAGCGTTTGATGCAAATAGGACTGTTTGCCATATCGTACGCCGATAATCTGAAAATATCGGCTTCCATCCGTAGCTGCTTGGCCTCGCTGGAAGCGCTCGACTCGTACCTTATTCCCTCGCTGTACGTCGGCGCAGACAGCAATTCAAGGCTGCTGGAAAAACACTGGCTAGAGGAATCGTCCAACCTGTGTGTTTTGGTGCACAAAATAATCGACACGAATGCGTTCGCTTTATCGTTGATTGAGCTGCTCGATGGAGCGCTGGACGAGATGCAGGAAAGCTTCAACATGCAGAAAGCACTCGATATGGTTCGCAAGGCGGAAATATTTCTAAACCATCTGGAAGTCAATTCTGTCGAGGTGAATCTGCAGGACGAAATCTTTTCCATCCATTACGGTGACTATCGTACAATGGTTCTGGAATGCCGAGCGATCGTAATGTGTGCCGAACGAGACCCGAACATCGATGCATCGCGGATCGTTAAACGGTTTCGCGTGCTGCTGGCGAAGCTACGCAAAATTCAAATGAAAGTCAACAATGCTAAGGATGGAAAGGAAACTCCCGCAGACGATGTCACATCCCGTAAGCAGGAAAAAACGTCAGCACCACCAGAACATTCACCGGAACGATGTCACATCGAAACAGAGAAGGACAAATTGTGCACTTCACCAGAGCGCTCGTCGGAACGGCGTGAAATCGAAGCAAACTTGCAGGAACTGTTTTCCGCCACCCAGTTGCGCATGTCGTCCTCAAATATTCTATACCAGAGCCGCCGTGGGTTACCGGGAAAACGAAGGTTGGAAGCACCATCATTGCTTGAAATTAACTCATTTACGGATATTATTGCTCATCGACGAGATCGTGCCGTAACGACGCCGGAGAAGGGTTCCATCAGGAAGAAGCCATTAAGAAGTAACGTACTCTGGTCTAGCCTTTCCCAAAAAAGGACACATTTAAAACACACATCTATCATTCTAGGAAACAGTCTGCGTGTGGCAATGTTCAAAAAGCAACAGCGAGATCAAACTGCCGAGCTGTATGAAAGCATCAAAAGTGACATCGATCTACAGATCACAGGTTTGTAGCATCAGGTGGCGTAAATGTAGCATTTCCCGTGTGACTAATGGCAGTATTTTTCATGCCCCAGATATTCTCGATGAGTTAACCGACTTATCAAACACGTTCTCAACGCACGCTTCACGTAAGTTAACAATACCCACGGAAGATAACCCATCGACGACGATTATCCGCAAGTCTATCACCAACGAGGAGATAGCGATCGTCGACGGTAATAAAATAAGAATCAACATATATACTGATATATGACCGTAAGCGAGACCAAGAAGGGCCTAATATCCGATAACGCGATTCGGACATTCGGACTAGGCCGTGTAGATTATTTTtagatgatttattttttacattaaCTACGCTCAAACACACAAGACCATTTATAGTCAACCTTCTAAAGTTTTATTCGATAGTTCGGGTTTCGGTATTtaggtaaaaaaaattgttccatAAACTCATTCTTACATCTACGGAATGTAATAAAACTCGTAAACTATTTTATCTACTATCgttaaaaaaacacgcacactctTCGGCAGACATTCCGTAGCCTGCATGCATCCGTGCACCTACTAGGAAACACCCTCGGTTGAGCGATTCGATTAGGCTAAAATCTGTACAATCTGCAAAAAATGCATTTGGAGTAGCTTGAGTCTACGTTTCTGCTATACTGTTTCCAAACCGACTCAGTCAAGCATTGTCTCGAGTGTTATTGCTATTGCTATACTAAATTAGATTACTTAAGTTAAGAATTGTTCTCACAAAACCGTTCCTCGAGATATCCGATAGTAGTAGTATTCGATCTCGTCCTTATTATCACACACTACTGAACGATCTTCCGCTAACGCGTACGTTTGGTTGATTCTATGCTTAAATGGCTATGAAAGACTGGAaagccaaaaccaaaaaaaaaaacttccacaCGCACTCTTTTGGCACAGCTAGGTAAGGAGGGATGGATATTGTGGGACGCTAGTAGTGGCaactagtgatgggaaaatCGGCACCGGTACCGGAGCTGGCTCTAACCGGCTCCAGTAAAAAGTTGAGCCGACTGCATTCCGACCGGTACGCAGCTGGATCCACTTCAACGGCTCCGGAGCCGGCTCCACCTCGACTCTGGAGCCAGAAACGCACTAAAGCCTCCAGAACCGGCGTACAAAGGAAAAGCTATGTTCGTAACTGTCTCCGAAAGCTTTAGTTTGCAGTCAGCCACGAAGCTGTCGAAGGGCTCCGAAGTCGGAGCCGTCGGTGAGGTACCGACGGTACCGAAGTCGGAGTCGGATCCGGAGCGGTAGGGTCGGAGCCAGCTCCCAAGCGCCCATCATTAGTAGCAGCCatgacactcacacacacaacagaacGCATGAACACATGCGCTTACGCACTAGCAAACGAACAAAACCACGGTACGCGGTTTAGTGTCGTCTCGAGCATAAATCGTACAGTACAGTTACTGGTTCTTATTTACCGTAAAAAGGCAGTGTACAGAATGTACAGTAGGATGTAACAGCAGCTAACCCGCaggtttcgttcgtttgctaAAAACCGTCATATGAAATGGACGGCGTTGCTACCACTGCTACCGTTCATCATCGTTGTAACCGCCGACGTTACGATCGACGGTCGCATTGCGAACGTCGGTGGAGGTGGGAACAGCAGCTGGTTCGACGAGGGACGATAAAACCTTAAATAGTGAACGTAACCCTCATCGTCCAAGGTAAGAAATTTGTTAAACTCCCTGTTCATTATCAACCGCTTGGCCCGTCCGATCAGCTTAATGCACGACAGCAGATGCGGTTTGCCGGACGAACCACGCTTATCGAACCAGTGGGCCGACTCTTCAAACCGATCGCCGAGGAAACTTTTCTGCACCGGACTGCCCATGATCGGTGTCGAAAAGCCCGAATGATTGCTCCCGTACGAGCGTCGATTATCGTTCGCCGAGTACATTGAATCGGCCACGGTCGTTTTGCGTGTGGTGAAGCGCCCCGAGAGCCGTATGCTCGAGACGCTCTTGCGCGGTTGATTGTTGTACAGATAGTCTACGCTCCAGAACACGATCTGCTCGCCAACGCTGACCAGGATGTGGGGGGCGCCGGGTTCACTCCAGCTGCTAAAGTA from Anopheles stephensi strain Indian chromosome 2, UCI_ANSTEP_V1.0, whole genome shotgun sequence includes the following:
- the LOC118504726 gene encoding serendipity locus protein alpha-like; the protein is MLPELQECIKTVQDNLYHGFLPTESSGIQWLNSVCGDLHRLLRIVHKHLIFDGNGNVGELETCFLCMSQIVVCIRWLEKTIASEVDPSSNRKGLPQARQCFLDRIIWCLERLKSVLEAEDSPESVSDSNFVSYLDLALSLIAPLTVGSEEVCAEDEYETKYNEVIVESGRIRSVVEALISQTFGFCNVLPDEDRKRITNVCQKVLKECLALERKTDSRQDSSDRKLRVSILESAIYQLETHVNECLIRLVYDTFGDTDRRLLAQLRTSISSSVSEEQIEELTKPFDSYVERLMQIGLFAISYADNLKISASIRSCLASLEALDSYLIPSLYVGADSNSRLLEKHWLEESSNLCVLVHKIIDTNAFALSLIELLDGALDEMQESFNMQKALDMVRKAEIFLNHLEVNSVEVNLQDEIFSIHYGDYRTMVLECRAIVMCAERDPNIDASRIVKRFRVLLAKLRKIQMKVNNAKDGKETPADDVTSRKQEKTSAPPEHSPERCHIETEKDKLCTSPERSSERREIEANLQELFSATQLRMSSSNILYQSRRGLPGKRRLEAPSLLEINSFTDIIAHRRDRAVTTPEKGSIRKKPLRRNSLRVAMFKKQQRDQTAELYESIKSDIDLQITDILDELTDLSNTFSTHASRKLTIPTEDNPSTTIIRKSITNEEIAIVDGNKIRINIYTDI